A section of the Oncorhynchus gorbuscha isolate QuinsamMale2020 ecotype Even-year linkage group LG06, OgorEven_v1.0, whole genome shotgun sequence genome encodes:
- the LOC124037257 gene encoding transmembrane protein 178A-like yields MMKPCKPVLIWRSEVDGVTDTSLTESSNVNADKMEKQTLVTAISLSMSLASLALLIAAIMTDHWYETDTTQHRQNCDQFGPDANDQKNRRMPIYHLPLMDSSNPRRNQALLRAIHVGSREEELLENWRSILGMGILETECGRPLFSTYSGLWRKCYYLGKDRDIDNLIAKGIAQRCITIKYHFSQPIRLRNIPLNLTRTIQQDEWHLLHLRRITAGFLGMAAAVLLCGCIVASVSFAWEKSLTQHVSGLLFLMAGIFCTISLCTYAANVSYDLARVPPFIYGLPADVEHGYSWSSFCAWLSLGLTVASGCLCTTFPILSHSNSKAQQGKGKAAPNDCV; encoded by the exons ATGATGAAGCCCTGCAAGCCCGTGTTGATATGGAGGAGTGAGGTGGACGGAGTGACGGATACTTCCCTGACCGAATCTTCAAATGTTAATGCCGACaagatggagaaacagacctTGGTGACGGCCATCAGTTTGTCCATGAGCCTGGCATCTCTGGCACTTCTCATCGCCGCTATCATGACCGACCACTGGTACGAGACGGACACCACACAGCACAGGCAGAACTGCGACCAGTTCGGGCCGGACGCCAACGACCAGAAGAACCGGCGGATGCCCATCTATCACCTGCCCCTGATGGACAGCAGCAATCCTCGGAGGAACCAGGCGCTGCTCCGGGCGATCCACGtcgggagtagagaggaggagctcCTGGAAAACTGGAGGTCCATTTTGGGAATGGGAATTTTAGAAACGGAATGCGGGCGGCCTCTATTCTCCACTTACTCTGGACTTTGGAGGAAATGTTATTATCTAGGAAAGGACAGGGACATCGACAACCTCATTGCCAAGG GTATAGCCCAGCGATGCATCACCATCAAGTACCATTTCTCCCAGCCCATCCGGCTCCGCAACATCCCGCTCAACCTGACCCGCACCATTCAGCAGGATGAGTGGCACCTCTTAC ATCTGCGGCGGATCACAGCAGGGTTTCTGGGTATGGCAGCAGCCGTTCTGTTGTGTGGCTGCATCGTGGCGTCTGTCAGCTTCGCCTGGGAGAAGAGTCTCACTCAGCACGTCTCTGGGCTGCTCTTTCTCATGGCAG GGATCTTCTGCACCATCTCCCTGTGTACCTACGCGGCCAACGTGTCCTACGACCTGGCCAGGGTCCCTCCCTTCATTTACGGGCTACCCGCTGACGTGGAGCATGGCTACAGCTGGTCCAGCTTCTGTGCCTGGCTCAGTCTGGGGCTGACAGTGGCGTCTGGATGCCTGTGCACCACTTTCCCCATCCTCAGCCATAGCAACAGCAAAGCCCAGCAGGGTAAGGGAAAGGCTGCCCCCAATGACTGTGTTTGA